A stretch of Gasterosteus aculeatus chromosome 4, fGasAcu3.hap1.1, whole genome shotgun sequence DNA encodes these proteins:
- the shisa3 gene encoding protein shisa-3 homolog gives MARLLNCLLLGYLTWNLRISDAQGEYCHGWLDANGNYHDGFQCPEDFDTADATVCCGTCSLRYCCAAADARLDQGGCTNDREVDDAEFAAQPIYVPFLMVGSIFVAFVVVGSLVAVYCCTCLRPKQPTQQPIRFSLRSCQGETIPMILTSAPPSLRAPSRQSSTATTSSSSAGGGSSMRRFSLGGPGGQQQQQHGCLVSAAAVSSSASSPTQTPQTLPPPPPPYTSPPAAMSGGMHHQLPSTHTQLQLHQPPQSFLLPQQYFFPLQPDAFSAAKGFADFGQS, from the exons ATGGCGCGCCTGCTGAACTGCCTGCTGCTGGGATACCTCACCTGGAACCTGCGGATCTCGGACGCGCAGGGGGAGTACTGCCACGGCTGGCTGGACGCTAATGGGAACTATCACGACGGCTTCCAGTGTCCCGAGGACTTTGACACCGCGGACGCCACCGTGTGCTGCGGAACCTGCTCGCTGCGCTACTGCTGCGCCGCCGCGGACGCGCGCCTGGACCAGGGCGGCTGCACCAACGACCGGGAGGTGGACGACGCGGAGTTCGCAGCGC agcccaTCTATGTGCCCTTCCTAATGGTGGGGAGCATCTTCGTCGCCTTCGTCGTGGTCGGCTCCCTGGTGGCCGTCTACTGCTGCACCTGCCTGCGGCCTAAGCAGCCGACCCAGCAGCCCATTCGCTTCTCTCTGCGCAGCTGCCAGGGCGAGACCATCCCCATGATCctcacctccgcccccccgagCCTGCGCGCCCCGTCGCGTCAGTCCAGCACGgccaccaccagctccagctcGGCCGGAGGCGGCAGCTCCATGCGGAGGTTCTCCCTCGGAGGTccgggggggcagcagcagcagcagcatggctGCCTGGTGTCCGCCGCCGCCGTGTCCTCGTCGGCGTCCAGCCCGACGCAAACCCCTCAGACactgcctccgcccccccctccctacacATCCCCACCGGCGGCCATGTCGGGGGGCATGCATCACCAGCTGCCCTCCACCCACAcccagctgcagctccaccagcCCCCCCAGAGCTTCCTCCTGCCACAGCAGTACTTCTTCCCCCTGCAGCCGGACGCCTTCTCGGCGGCCAAGGGCTTCGCCGACTTCGGACAGAGCTGA